TtctctaactttttttttcttttcattatctTATTTCATCTCAATAATATGCACCTTATATCAAAACAGCTCCCTAACTTCTTTTTTCAGTATCTTGGTTCATCTCGATATAGATTGGTATATCTCGCTATGGGTTGGTATACAACTTAACATACCTCGTACAGTTTAATATAGAATGCTACACCTCAGTATGGAATGATATAGAACCTATCCCGACCCCAACTTAAATTTCATATCCATTATTGTATAATACGCCATACTCGATGGTACAGGATGGTATGATAGTCCATAGGTACACAGTTAAATTAGCACTAGATAAGGTATTAAAAAGACTTATAGATATGCATTGCCTGAACATATAGTATATATTAACAAAACAACAATGGTGACTTTCTATTACTTACCTTAAGTTAGAGTGTACCGAAAAAGTATAGGGTATATAtcaacaaaataataaatgtatCTACAAACTGTTGGGAACACAGCAGCATACTGAAGAAGTTCAATATATATTAGTTGGGCATGTGCCATGCATTAGAATATAACCTCAATCTAAGATATGCatcaataaaatataagatACATATGTATTGGCAATATAGTGAGCATAGATCAACTATAGTAGATTACCTCAGTCTCACATAACCGAAAACTATATAACCATCGTCCTCACTTCAGATGACATATCATAAATTTAATAATTGAGTTTCTGATCCATCTTAGAGTACCCTATCCATTGATATTCTGTAACGAGCAGGAGTCAAAGCCTAAAGCAATCAATCAGCGGGAGAACTAAGAAAATGTCTGGGCCATCAAACCGAGTAAACCATCTCACAGTCTCTTCATTGTGGCATCAATGCTTCCTCAAGTCCCTCCATTTTAACCAAGCCAATGAAATAAATGTACGCAGAGTGCTACAAAGATGACATAAAGGTACCAATAGGAGCCCGAAACATACATTTCAGGACCTTCAGAAGTGATTAAAGAAATGAGCATCAATGCTGGGGTCAGGTTACAAACATTGCCGAACTAACCACAAACATGTCAGAACCTTCAGACCATGTCTAAAGTATAGCACGACGACACAGCACAAGCAGCACATatagaataaagaaaaaagattacATCAGGAAATATGAAGCGCCAAGAACTGATTTGTTGTCTTTACCCAAACTATGGCCTCTGAGGCATTCCAGATTCATCACATCAGAGTGGTCTACAAATAGATTCACCTGTAGAGTGCATAACGCTTTTATCAGAAAAGCTGGACCTTAAATTCACTGGTATGGTTGAAGtatctgaaaaatgatgtgaacttcataaaagaaaaagaacaaaaaagggAAAGGAGGAAAAGTTCTGTACCTTTGGTCCATATCGTTTGATGAACCACTCTGAGGTCCTTGAATTGGAAGATTCAAACATGGTTTTCTCCAGTCCCAAACGACCTACGATCTTTGCAATTACATCTGTCCTCATAGCATCAGCATACTTGCACAAGTCATCAGCATCTATCATGACCATATCAGCCCCAGCTTCCAAGCATCTCTCAGCCCTTCTGATTAGCAAATCTATATCTTCAACAATTTCTGCACCACGATAACAGTTATTGCTGGTTTAAGCTTGTGCATATGGATTGCATCATTTCTAGGTTTTGATCTGCTACCTTCCCATGCAACAAATAAAACCCTTGAGTTCTGTACTATATAATGAAACACACACAAGCACagttccttatttttctttttagttagacataggtctattattttgatttaaaatttaGTAGGTTTAGATtttgaagagaagaaaaactATTTGGCCCAGAACCTATACTATCAGCACCCTTTCCTAAGTCACAAAGTAAATATTTGATTGTTGCGTTCCCACAAGAAATATTAAGGTAGATATAATCTCGAGTTCTCAACTCCAACAGTCTGAAGTAATTCAGGAAAGGTGAATATTGACCCTGGCATTCTGATAATTCTTTACAATCATCGTAACAGAGAAGATCGACAAATTTCAGAACCAAACATGAGTGTGCTATTGCAGGAACTTATGATGCTAGTTCACAAGGTTTGCAGTATGTATTGAGTGGCCAAACTGCTACAATGCTGGATTACTTTTGTTGATGGAAGCTCGCATATCCACTTATGATCATCATTACTTGCTTCCTGTCCTGGGAGTCAGCCAACCACCTTTTACCACCTTGTGAGGTACAAGTCCCACTTCCTTGGTAGTCAGACATTACTTCAGTTGAACTCTATGACAGAGAGGATGTTCTTACTGGAATAGCAAGATTTGTACACCATATCCGAGTAATGTTAGTAGTCACTAGATGCCTTTAGCAATGTTGCAGGGAGCCTTAAAAGGATAGGTCACAGGAGTATGAGGTTCCATGACAAATTCAATGTTACTGGCATCTTCAATGAATAATTCAGGGAAATAGAGCTGTTTGATTTTGTATCCCTTTTAGAGAGCTtttaaagttaaaaatgaaaacCTCAAAACACTTACAAAAAATGAGAAACTTATTTGCAGTAATAAACTCATAGATGTTGAGGTTTGAGAGGATGCCTGCATAGTATTATTCAATTTAGATGAACAAAGTTGAGACAACCTTGAAAATGAAAACAATGAAGTGTTAGAAATGGATAAAATACAACTATGGTATACAACATCATGCAAGAAACTGGGAGTTATTTGGGGCCTGTTTGGCATTGTTGCTGTTTGTATTTTTGTTTCTCAGAAAAATAGTGAAGAACCAAAGGGAGATTGATCTGAAAGACAGCATTTGCACCAAACTTCTACTATTCCTTGCTTCTCTTTTCACTCTTTTTTTATAACAATAATCTTTGCTTCCAAAAGCTCTGAAGATTTTATGAGCAATTTAAAAAAGCAAAAGTGTTTCATCACTAAATGCAGTTCATCCTGGTTCATTTTCTTATTGGgtttttgaaaaccaaaatagaaaataaaagcaaTACCAAACTGTCCCTTTAATTATTCAAAGAAATTTtgacaaaaataaataagttgAATGGGTAGAGAAGAACTGTGGTAATCACATGTAACTTATAAAGTAATAAACAGATTAAATTTATGAAAGACGAAGGAGAGGCAGGGGAGGGGCTTACAAGTTATAACAATTTAAGAACTAGTTATACCTGCAAGACGAGATCCTAAAGACTAAGATACCTGATCCTAAGCCCCACAACTAACACAATATGATATGAGCCAGCCTAAATCCATGTAAAGAATTTTAATATGACACCTCCTTTATTAGGTGTCAAGCAGAAAGATTGTGGTCTGAATATGTTGCTTGTTGATAGAATGCAAGCAAGAAAGGAAGTAGGCAATAACCCAGAAGCCACTAACAAACCTGCAGTGAAAGGTTAAGGATTGTCCCTGCCTCCAGTACAAGTTCCTCGAGCTAGGGGTGTGCAACAAACCAGCTGAACTGCAAAGCTAACCTGAACCGGTCTCTTCGGTGCAGTTTATAtcgtttttttttccaaatttgaTCTGTCATCAATTTGAGAAAGTCTTGGACTGAAAAAATTcagtttagttttagtttaagtCTTCAAAAAACTGATTCCCGATCCAACCtatatgtataatatatatatatatatatatatatatatattatacatatatCAAGCTGACCCGACCTACATGTGTGTGCATGcatatttcaattttttatgtttttatattttctcttatatataaaatagaatttttatgTTTAGGCTTAGCTCAGCCAAACCGAACCAAACTGAATTTCTTGAGTCAGTTTCAAGTGATTTTTTTTAGATGATCAGTTTGGTTTTGGTTTCAGTTTTAGGAAACCAGTGTAAATCGGTTCGGTTTTGAATATATCTCCAATCCGACCTAACTTGACCCCACACCTCGAGCAAAGGGTTTTGACAGTGCTGGCTCACAATCTTGGGCCGATGTAACATGAGATAGACCCCGGCAGCATTGGGAGACCCAACTTGTCACATTGGTTCATGTCAAACATCTCCCGGCAGGCTTTACCATACATATCATCTTCAATAATATCGAGTATAGACACTCCACTTTTGGCAACTTATGCAAACTTTGGAGGTATCCATCTTTATGATGCCCCAAACCTCAAGCTTTTGTACTTCCAAGGCTCAAAAGTATCAAAATCATGCATTTCAATACCACTCATGCCATCATGAACTTTAGACCTTCAACACTTCAATAGTAGGACTCCGTTGTTTGAGCCTTATGGCAGCAAACATTGCCATTAGAacccaaaattcaaaatttgcatTGTCTTCTTGATCATTTGGTCTAACGGTTGGATTTTATCCTCTTATTCTATAGATGGTGAGACCTTGCCGTCAAATTTAGATTTCATTTGACAATAGCTCGGAACCATGCAAGAGACTATGGTTACTTAAATAGTAGCCTTTGGCCATCCAAGTGTCTCGGCGGCAAGGTTTTGGCGGCAAGGTTTTGTTGTCAAATTGTTTGAACAGCAGAGAGCTGCAATCCTAGTGTCCTCTCACCTAACCTCAACCTATCTGAGCCAGgttttcaaatttgaacaccGCTGAGGAGTCCAAATGTTTGCCAGATGTCTGAAATAAAGAATTCAGATTCCTAGAAAGAGGTCTCTCAGAGCAATCAATATGATGGAGAACTGTTGAAGCTCAAAAAGATCACATGATTATATCGAAAGATACATTAAACACGCTGAAATGTTAATTACTTAAATTTCATGCCACAATCTGCTGGTAGAATGGGACCCACCGTGGAAGACCAGATGATTGATAAGCACTCCTTCAAAGAGTGGCACTTAAGTATTTAATAagcttaaattttgaatttcatatCCAGCCGCATCAAGAAAAGCAGTCCAACACAAATCAGTTCGAAAAGAATCTTCACCAACATCAAcacaattaatatttttatatcgaCTACTTCTATAACATTTTATATCAAGTTAGTTTTCCAACACATCTAAAATCACCTAAGAAGGAAGTCAGATGAGAAAGTTATGAATGATTTATTGAAGGTGTGTTAATGCCGACGGACTTGTAGAAAATTATTGAAATACCATTCCGCAGCCATAATTTGGaggataatttttcttttatttttttctaaatttctatGTTTTTTCTTCTAGAAACTCATGTTAGATAAGTTAGAAGTCTAGTATACATTAGTAATGTTTTTTTACTATTATTTgatatttatctttttatttttcttagaaAATTTGAACCCTATGAGAATTAAGGTCTTATTGACTTTTGATGATCCTACCTATAAATAGGTCCTAGTTGCACTTTTTTGATATCATCATTAAAGTTTTCGAATTTTTTATTCCTTGCTTGGAATGATCCACCACTTGCCATGGTGTGAGATTGCAATCCCGTGAGAAGTGATCAGTGCAAGTCCAGCAGCTTCAAGTGCTCCCTAGAGGGGTTCAAGATGCAAAGCCAAAGATCCTCGAAGAGTTCACTTAAAGCCATCAGTTATCTCATCTTTAGGTTTGTTTCCGTGAATCCCATACATTCGTGCAGGCTTGCTTGCATCAATCGGATAGCCCTATCCTCTCCTCAAGACACCCTCCATAAatatctctctccctcccctttAGGATGAACCAATCACTCATATAGCAAACCATTCCACTTTGGAATTTTGAGTGACAAGAAGTTATGATGGAGCTATGATATTGTGAGAGGAAGGATATCCCAGGAGTCGTTCTTCATCATAAGCATCCCTTCACTAGAGTAGGCTATCCAAGTTTATTTCTCTCTCCTTactctctttattttttattatctttAGCGCACACAGTCCAACTACGCCTCCATTTTCCTAATCCCATACCTGCCTTTGTTATTTTAGTGTTTCTATATTAGGGGAAGGAGTGGGTGTTTCATACTTCTTTCCTCCCTTGCCATCCCTCTAGATACTTATTGGTTTCTAATAGTCTTAATCTTTGACATTTGAATTATCACTATGCCATGCTCCTATAGACTTATTTTCAAATCTTCTTTTTGCAGTCATCTCTATAAAGACTCTTAAGCTGGGTATACTTTGTCCTAAGGAGGAACCCACAATCACAACTCTTGCGAACTATTAAGAAGACATCCCAGTGGCCAATGGTCAGCTAGTGCTCACCTAAACCTGGCAATACAATAGGATCATGAAAAGTCCAAGTTGGCCCAGAGAGGGTAGAATTAGAAAATTTTTAGGTCGCTGGCCTTCATCAGCATGTGCAATGCATGAAGTCAGCATGAAGTGAAATTTGGAACGAGTCCCAGCTCTTAGAGGTGCTGGAGTACATCCTAGGATTCCGAATTGGTAGCGAACATGATATGCTCAAGGTGTGGACCATGGGACCTTGGATGGTTCCCAGCCAGGTTCTTGCATTACAGACCCGACAACTGAACCTTGTCCCCACTGCGGATGCCAGGTTACCATCAAGTCCAACATTGTATGGATGAAGCTGCCACACCTACCTTGGCAATATTGGGATAAGATGACAACAATGAACATCAATTCAACAGCCAGCATCCTCTACAGGTGGACTTTTGCACCAAGATCATAGTGATTGAATAGCTTACCAATGCGAACTATGAGCGGAATCTCTATGCAATTAAATCTCACAAGTTTGTTCATGCCTAGGATAACAGCCGGGCTGCTGGATATAGGATGTGGCAACAATTTGTATATGAGAGCGCAGGACCAGTGCTTTGCTTGTGGTTGAATTGCCCACGACCAGCTGGACTACCCCTAGAGAACATCTTGCTGAAGGACCAATTGCAAGCAAAGGCAAGTAAACAACTACCCTTAGTGGGTGTTACATTTGTGTAAACAAAATCAATGGCGCTAGCCTACAATCcatggctagtggcaagaataGTGCGGTTGCGATGTGCTAAGACACTGACAAGGAGGAAGAACACTAAAGTCTTCCTCAAACTTGACTCGTCCTGACTGGGTTAGGCGACTTCATTGCCTCTTCAGTGGGTAACTTAGGGCAAAGCCCGGGTTGCTTAATGCCATACCATCGAACAGCAGGTTTGTATATGTCAACAACCATAACTGAAGTTTTCTATAGATCGATTTTGTTTTCCCGCCATCTCTCCTAATACACATCAAATTGGAGCGGAGTCCATATAGGAAGTTGGCCCCTTCATCATGGGCTTATGGCCCCAATCTCGAGTAGTTGCCGAAGGATAGCCCAAAATCTGCAAGCAAAGCAAAATGCCTCTAGCAATGCTGATGACGCAATGCTAATGTAGTTGTTCTCCAACAAGGGTAAGGCAGTGGAGGGGTGCCCAGAATCCGACCACTTTGGAAAAGGGAAAACTAACTCACCCTCCTTGACCAAGCCATGTCTTTTACCAAGAATACAGCCCTCCTAGACCAAGCCACCAACTCCCCAACCAACTAGTAACAATCTCCTATGACCTCCAGACACTGTTGACTGCCATCAAACCAAGGGGGTGACCAACCTATTGATCCCGGAGGTGGTCAACATCACCGAGTCATCGCACACGCCAAGGCGGCACTGGAGGGGATCTGAGCCTAAGGCATCTAGTTAAGGCATGATGGTGGAGAAGGCCTCCTCTATCCACCTTGTGCCTTCTGCTAGGTGATTGATTTTTAAGATGCCTTGGCATATGAATGAGCAGCACCACCATGTTAGCTAGAATTTTTTCCAATATCTTCCGGTATACCTCAGTGTCTTCCTTTTCAACGCTCCTACTTTGCCTCCCACCCCTCCAACCTAGTAGTTCAACATGCATGCTGTTGCACTACGGCGAAAGCGACATGCTTCCTTCTCTCACATGGTCCATCCAATGTGGGTTGGTTCTTCTCTTTAAGGTGCCAGTATGTTTGTTTTGAGTCCTCCTACTTGTTCCATTGTTGTGGGTCACTCGGTTGTTCGTCTTTACTTTTGCTTCTGTCTCACCATTGCTTAGCTGTGTCTTGGTGTATACAATGATGGCAACAGGTGTTGGTGAACATACCAATACTATTAATAAAATACTTCCGCACTTGCGGAAAACTATGCTGCATGCTAGATACATATGTATATTTATTATTCTAATCATGTACTCTAAATGTAGTACATGTGAGAGTCATAGCAGGAGTCAAGGTGGGAGTCACAAACTTTGTGTATCTTAGGCTAACACTCTTAACATAGAACCCTTAATTTAGTATTTAAAACATAGTAACTTGCATAGTATCTCGTCAAAGATAACATGATATTGTATGCAAGATTTAAAGTTTTAGCTGAAAACAATTTGAAGCTGACAAAAATTTTCAGTTTCAGTCTGTTTTGTCTATTTCAGCTGATTTTGATTGGTTTCAGACAATTTCATAACTTTGCGTATATTAGGCTAACACTTTAACATATTACTCTAAATTTAGTATTTGAAAGATAATATCTTGTCCATTATAGTATTATATTGTACGCAAGGTTTAAAGTTTCAGCCGAaaacaatctgaaactggctGAAATTTTTGGGTTCAATCAGCTTCGTCTATTGCAGCTGATTTTGGTTTGTTTCAGTCAATTTGAGCTGGTTTCAGTTGATGTCGACTAGTTTCAGCCAAAAACATCCAAAGCTGTTGTTTTTAACCTTTTTCTGTTTAACCACTAAATATGTctaatattttctaaaattcaTCACTATAATTCAACTACATATTTTATTAAGGCTCTAATGATCTAATTTATGTCATTTTCATCGAAGCCTTATTATTATGGTGGATAAGATGCAATCTTGATGTGTCTTTAAGTTATAAGCAACATTTCACTATGTTCAACTAAAGATGCATGTGCCTGTGGAGCTTTTACTATTCTGGATAGCAAATTCTGTAATTAAATTTATATTCTTGTATACCTGTTGGTTTGTACTTGATTAAGTAATTGGTATTTACTCAATAGATTAATCAATAGATTAATAATATTAGTATAACATATTTTATGCGTTAAGCTTCAACATGGCATAATTTCAGCCTCAAACTATCGATACTTGTTTATACCACATCCTAACCTGTAGTGGAGGCCCAAAGGCCAATTAGAGAGCGGCCACGTGGCGGTGTCGGGACTTTAGTAGTAAGAGGCTCTAATTTCAGTAAAGAAAAATTTGAGTATTTAGGACCGAATTAGCAAAAAGAGTGCAGAGGCCACTAACATGTGGATAAGACTACTTACATCATATTTCCATCAAGGATGGCTAAGATGATGCCACATGGTCGGACTTAAAGAAGACTGAAAGATAGTTAAAGGATAGACTACGAAACATGTAGGCCAATCAAGTTACCATGTGCTGCCACACAAGACAAATGGAGTGATATCTAAAGTGGAAGAGGTGATAGTAACCAGTAATGTCAAGTGCTAATGCTAGAGATGGACAACAGCTAatagaaagatatataaatactAAATTCTAATCCTAAGAACAGGCACTTCGCTAATCAATGATCCGCATTTGCTGTTTTATAGTTTTATTTCATAGTTCTTAACATAATACTGTAGCTACCATTCCCTTTCACGAAAAGGCAGCATCCAATAGCGAAAGTTCTTTGAAGGACAAGGCAATGGAACCCACTACCATCCACCTTTCTCTGCTCAAACACCAGTGGTAGGCTTGCGCATCAATCCAACCCAGCTGTTGATTGTTCTCCTTCCCATCCCATCTcgaaaggaaaaggaagaggagcaGAAATACTATAGAAATTATGATTCTAGATCGCTTAAAACACAATAAAATGATGTGAAATAACTTgccttgatttgtgccctcatagAGCATACACAATGCTCCCATTCCCtagttattttatctttttcttttattttcttttttgactttttAAAACCAGAACTTGGATTGAAATTATTGAAACCGTTGAAACTTTCTAAATTAGAAACACTACCCAAGAGACATGACACAAAATATTAAAACCTCGATTATTCATATCTATATACATCGTTCTAACCAGGTGCTCTAAACATATATATTAAGGCCACATTCTACTGCTGTATATATAATGCTAGTCACTACACAGAAGCAATCCTTGACTAACATTGCACTCAACGttatttatcattttttatgggattttttttgccttttccaTATGGAAAGAATAATGCAAACAAGCTGAGCATAATAGCTTTTCCTTATATATCAAGGAATAAAAGAGTAACAATTTACATTCTGCAGTCTAAATGCGTACTAATAGTGTCTTTGTGAAGCAACAGAAACAAATATTTATAGTGAAATAAGTTTGAAATTATATGCATACGGAAAGGAACagaagtttttcatctatttgattttcctttctgttttttcttattatttaagACGTGAATGAAATAAACCCTTTGCCATCCAAAAAGAGACCCCTCCTCTTTTCTATCAATTATCTAGAATTCAAATGCAATATTTTTTCTTGCACAAAACTTCCAATGCTACATGATTAAAGACCAGGATGGTTCTTTTGTAGCCATGATGGGATCTTGCAACTTGCAAGTAGTCCCGACCACATAATAATGGTAAAGCATTAACAAATAGAAGAATCATTTCAAGGAATCATAATATTGCTCTAGTTAACTATTGCAAGAATATTTGGGGCCAAGTTATGTAATGGTGAGTTTCTCATCCTGTCATTTTCTTCCCTTTACAACATAGAGACACCCTTTGTATTTTGTGTACAAAACATTGCCAATAGCACATCGGATAGTTTAAATTCGTGCAAGTATTGGCATCATacacatgcatacatgcattaTAATTACAACTAAAAAGCTTAAAAAAGTAACAAGCGTCCCACGGACAAAAGGAAGGGGGCAATGATTACCTGAACTGTGATGCACTGGAGCTACATAAGCTCCAAATGCTCTATCACCAGCCACTGGGATTTCAGACCTGTCAAACTTAACTGCAAATTGAGGCTTTGCTTTAAGGCCACTACTCTTAATGAGGCGAATAAATCTCAAAAGAGCTTCTTCAGGAAGTTTAAGTGATCCAGCATTTAACTCAATTGTATCAAACCCCAAGTTTTTGCATTCCTGTCAAGC
The Phoenix dactylifera cultivar Barhee BC4 chromosome 3, palm_55x_up_171113_PBpolish2nd_filt_p, whole genome shotgun sequence DNA segment above includes these coding regions:
- the LOC103724328 gene encoding protein HEAT-STRESS-ASSOCIATED 32, which gives rise to MAAYGYYYRWKSFSEDEDRPEKPRRFGLTEMRSPDYSLMGHHALQDVLESMGQFVDGLKFSGGAHSLMPEAFIKEITNLAHRHNVYVSTGDWAEHLLRKGPSSFKQYVEECKNLGFDTIELNAGSLKLPEEALLRFIRLIKSSGLKAKPQFAVKFDRSEIPVAGDRAFGAYVAPVHHSSEIVEDIDLLIRRAERCLEAGADMVMIDADDLCKYADAMRTDVIAKIVGRLGLEKTMFESSNSRTSEWFIKRYGPKVNLFVDHSDVMNLECLRGHSLGKDNKSVLGASYFLM